Proteins encoded by one window of Desulfobacteraceae bacterium:
- a CDS encoding phosphatidylglycerophosphatase A — MSRAARIVIFLATGCYAGKLPFAPGTFGSLAALPLCWLLAQLGRPTAILATVLIIAGAVWVAGAAERLLQQRDPGSIVIDEIAGMLVTFSGLSFTPFSAAAGFVLFRVLDIAKPFPIGWAEKRLKGGVGIVADDLIAGVMANLGCRLLLTLWGG; from the coding sequence ATGTCCCGGGCCGCGCGCATCGTCATTTTTTTGGCCACCGGCTGCTATGCGGGCAAGCTGCCCTTTGCCCCCGGCACCTTCGGCTCGCTTGCGGCCCTTCCGCTCTGCTGGCTGCTGGCCCAGCTGGGGCGCCCGACGGCCATTTTGGCCACGGTCCTGATTATCGCGGGGGCCGTCTGGGTGGCCGGCGCGGCCGAGCGCCTTCTCCAGCAGCGGGACCCGGGCAGCATCGTGATCGACGAGATCGCCGGGATGCTGGTGACCTTCAGCGGGCTTTCCTTCACGCCGTTTTCGGCCGCCGCCGGGTTTGTCTTGTTCCGGGTGTTGGATATCGCCAAACCGTTTCCCATCGGCTGGGCGGAAAAGCGGTTGAAGGGTGGGGTGGGCATCGTCGCGGACGACCTGATCGCAGGCGTGATGGCCAACCTGGGCTGCCGCCTGCTGCTGACCCTCTGGGGGGGGTGA
- a CDS encoding M20/M25/M40 family metallo-hydrolase: protein MINPQRMAENFINLVQIDSLSRHEGRLAADLQKRLEALGAEIVFDRAHEPIGGDCGNLIARFHGNRPRPPLLFNAHMDTVGPGEGIRPILANGLFTSDGTTILGADDKSAIAILLEALTVIIEDGLPHGPLEVVLTVCEEVGLLGAKHLDFSLISARMGYALDATDTAGIVTRAPAANRLEFKIHGKDAHAGAAPEKGINAIWLASRAIAAQTLGRIDHETTCNIGLIEGGLAINIVPSLVTVKGEARSHSEEKLERVTAALVKGFEAAVAAYPKPEPQSPLPRLEVSCERDFSATHIPDDHPVVTLAQQAAANLGRELRPKPTGGGADANVFFQKGIMTGVLGTGMRDMHTVRENIRLDDLLRTAELVLEIIRLHAHG from the coding sequence ATGATCAACCCCCAACGGATGGCCGAGAACTTCATCAACCTGGTCCAAATCGACAGTCTTTCGCGCCACGAGGGCCGGCTGGCCGCCGACCTCCAAAAGCGTCTGGAAGCCCTGGGAGCCGAGATCGTCTTCGACCGCGCCCATGAACCAATCGGGGGGGATTGCGGCAACCTGATCGCCCGCTTTCACGGCAACCGCCCCCGCCCGCCGCTGCTCTTCAACGCCCACATGGACACCGTCGGGCCGGGCGAGGGCATCCGGCCGATCCTGGCCAACGGCCTTTTCACCAGCGACGGCACCACGATTCTGGGTGCCGACGACAAAAGCGCCATCGCCATCCTGCTGGAGGCCCTGACGGTCATTATCGAAGACGGACTTCCCCACGGCCCGCTGGAGGTGGTCCTGACGGTCTGCGAGGAGGTCGGGCTGCTGGGGGCCAAGCATCTCGATTTCAGCCTGATCAGCGCCCGCATGGGCTATGCCCTGGACGCCACCGACACGGCCGGAATCGTCACCCGCGCGCCGGCGGCCAACCGCCTGGAGTTCAAAATCCACGGCAAAGACGCCCATGCCGGCGCCGCCCCCGAAAAAGGGATCAACGCCATCTGGCTGGCAAGCCGGGCCATCGCCGCCCAGACCCTCGGCCGCATCGACCACGAAACCACCTGCAATATCGGCCTGATCGAAGGCGGGCTGGCCATCAACATCGTCCCCAGCCTGGTGACCGTCAAGGGCGAGGCCCGCAGCCACAGCGAAGAGAAGCTGGAGCGGGTCACAGCTGCCCTGGTTAAGGGGTTCGAGGCTGCGGTGGCGGCCTATCCCAAACCCGAGCCCCAAAGCCCGCTGCCGCGCCTGGAGGTCAGCTGCGAGCGGGACTTTTCCGCCACCCACATCCCCGACGACCACCCGGTGGTGACCCTGGCCCAGCAGGCCGCGGCCAACCTCGGGCGCGAACTTCGGCCCAAGCCCACCGGCGGCGGGGCCGACGCCAACGTCTTTTTCCAGAAGGGGATCATGACCGGGGTCCTGGGAACCGGCATGCGCGATATGCACACCGTGCGGGAAAACATCCGCCTGGACGACCTGCTGCGGACCGCAGAGCTGGTCCTGGAGATCATCCGGCTGCACGCCCATGGCTGA
- a CDS encoding DsrE family protein, producing the protein MAAKSHLTVLWTNDNPVTAEKMVLMYTVNALAHGWWEKVTLVVWGATATLVCDNPAVRQKVQEAIAAGVHVTACKACADQLGVSETLKELGIEVTYWGKPLTEILKNGEALLTV; encoded by the coding sequence ATGGCCGCCAAATCCCACCTCACCGTTTTGTGGACCAACGACAACCCCGTCACCGCCGAAAAGATGGTCTTGATGTACACGGTCAACGCCCTTGCCCACGGGTGGTGGGAAAAGGTGACCCTCGTTGTCTGGGGTGCCACCGCCACCCTGGTGTGCGACAACCCCGCTGTCCGGCAGAAGGTTCAGGAGGCGATCGCCGCCGGGGTGCACGTCACGGCCTGTAAGGCCTGCGCAGACCAGCTGGGCGTGTCCGAGACGTTGAAAGAGCTGGGGATCGAGGTGACCTACTGGGGCAAACCCCTGACCGAGATCCTGAAAAACGGTGAAGCGCTGCTGACGGTCTGA
- a CDS encoding LarC family nickel insertion protein, giving the protein MAEERATRPDAGDRASPPANPPEGIRIAYLDCFAGISGASVLGALVDLGVPPDWLQGELGRMPLAGLEIGAREISAQGLRAARVSLAVSAANGAWRPADLRALIAASPFGPRVIARSLAIFDRLAAGRARARRGLREDRDLLWEEAVHLLVEIVGAALGLEYLKIGEVAASRIPLGGGLIQRGDEWLPTPAPETVEILHGVPVYGSGFNGELVTPTGAAIVSALADGFGAVPEMDLTGAGYGAGENRRAGLPNLLRILVGTRPGDRIEQLVMVATGIDDMNPELFGYLMEQLFADGALDVFWTPIYMKKNRPATQVQVLCHPWQREAVIRRLLSETTSTGVRCHLVERHSLFRETVRVETPFGPLAVKRILNPDGRERFTPEYEVCRKVAKRTATPLWRVYELVERAAAEGQAEPQRMVDKKPGDR; this is encoded by the coding sequence ATGGCTGAGGAACGCGCAACCCGCCCAGATGCCGGGGACCGCGCGAGCCCCCCGGCAAACCCTCCCGAGGGGATCCGGATCGCCTATTTGGACTGTTTCGCCGGCATCAGCGGGGCCAGCGTGCTGGGGGCCCTGGTGGATCTCGGGGTACCCCCCGACTGGCTGCAAGGTGAGCTCGGCCGAATGCCCCTGGCGGGGCTTGAAATCGGGGCCCGCGAGATCTCCGCCCAGGGGCTGCGCGCCGCGCGCGTCAGCTTGGCGGTCAGCGCGGCCAACGGGGCGTGGCGGCCGGCCGACCTCCGGGCGCTGATCGCGGCAAGCCCTTTTGGCCCGAGGGTCATAGCCCGCAGCTTGGCGATCTTCGACCGCCTGGCGGCGGGTCGGGCCCGCGCCCGACGCGGCCTGCGGGAAGATCGAGACCTCCTCTGGGAGGAGGCCGTCCATCTGCTGGTGGAGATCGTGGGCGCAGCCCTCGGGTTGGAGTATCTGAAGATCGGCGAGGTGGCGGCCTCCCGGATACCCCTGGGCGGCGGGCTGATCCAACGGGGGGACGAATGGCTGCCGACCCCCGCCCCGGAAACGGTCGAAATATTGCATGGGGTCCCGGTTTACGGCAGCGGTTTCAACGGCGAACTGGTGACACCCACCGGAGCGGCCATCGTTTCGGCCCTGGCGGACGGCTTCGGTGCCGTGCCGGAGATGGACCTCACCGGCGCGGGCTACGGCGCCGGGGAAAACCGCCGCGCCGGGCTGCCCAACCTCCTGCGGATTCTGGTGGGCACCCGCCCGGGCGATCGGATAGAGCAGCTTGTGATGGTGGCCACCGGGATCGACGACATGAACCCCGAGCTTTTCGGCTACCTCATGGAACAGCTCTTCGCCGACGGCGCCCTGGACGTTTTCTGGACCCCGATCTACATGAAGAAAAACCGACCGGCGACCCAGGTCCAGGTCCTCTGCCACCCGTGGCAGCGGGAGGCCGTGATTCGGCGCCTCTTAAGCGAAACCACCTCCACCGGCGTGCGCTGCCACCTGGTGGAGCGCCACAGCCTGTTTCGCGAGACGGTCCGCGTCGAGACCCCTTTCGGCCCCCTGGCGGTCAAGCGCATCCTGAACCCCGACGGCCGGGAACGCTTCACCCCGGAGTATGAGGTCTGCCGCAAGGTTGCCAAACGGACGGCCACCCCCCTGTGGCGGGTTTACGAGCTGGTCGAGCGGGCCGCGGCCGAGGGCCAGGCCGAGCCGCAGCGGATGGTTGACAAAAAGCCGGGCGACCGGTAG